The genomic stretch CTCTTGTTattcttttctccttcattaTACCCAGTAACTTGCATATTATTCTAAACAGGCCAAAGTTAATTTATACTCATATTCAGCCTTATGTCTTCAATTGTAAACGTTCTGCCAGTGGGGTGGGTGACACAGTGTTACAATGTTTTGGGAAATAATTGTTATTCACAAGACAGAAAAGGCAAATCTCTGCAAAAGAATAACGGGTTGATTGATATTCAACACATGGCAAGCATCGGATTCCCCCTTATtacaaaatgttaataaaaacacatgtcaCTCCACTTCCATAATATCTCTATAATGTGTGACAAGCTCGAAAGGACATGATCACTTACTGACTTATAGTTACTTGATACTCAAACAAAACTGGAGTTTagatgaaagaaacattttattttcggTGTGTAACAGAATGAGTCCAAAGGTTCCGCTCAGCGAGGTTTTCATGATGAGAAAGtaaacagaaagacaaagacggGATTATAGGAGGCCGTGACTAAACAGACTGATTTACTCTCCAGTCACAGAACAGGCTCAACAAAAGAGTGCATATGGAAGAGGGCCCACGGCAGTCAGAGAGGGTCCTACTTCTTACATTCAGTGACACTATTCAATGAGAAGTCATGTACAATTATCTGGATGATACAAATATAGTTTTAGTCTATgcaaacatttttctttcttgaatGTTAGGTATTagtctttattcttttaatttaaaaaaattctcCACAGGAGAAATAcagtttgtttcctcctgtcatCATCCATTCAAATCCATGGTTAGTCATCGATACTTACTCTGTCCCTTGTTCTTTATTTTGCTCCTCAGAACATTAGTGTCCTTGTATTATTGTTTTGGACTTCCTGTGAGTTGCTAAAGTTCAGTTTGGACTTGTTTCTTCCCTTGTTTGTGTCCATCGCTGGCAGCACACCTGAAGCCCAGGTTGTCAGAGGCGGAGTCAGGAGTGTTGCCCATCCTTTAGGACACAGTCATAAAGTCAGGCGGGACTGCTGTACAGATACTTTGTGGACTTAAGAGTCTGAAAATGTAGTAtctcttgtttttaaataactCACCTGGTTGTGATTCGTGCTTTGTGATTGGCTGAACCATCCACGGTGTCGATCCAGGAACCACCACGCAGCACGTACATTGGTTGTGCTGCAGGAAAGGAAGTGGAGGTCCATTCCCATGTGTTTCCCATCATATCATACAGTCCTGCATGAAGAATAAACATCACACTTATACTATTAGGAAGCACACAGCAAAAGTTAATCTTCATAATATTACATAGAATGTAAGGCCTGGACTCTATTTGGTTTGAACATAATCTGTAATCTTATATCATctcattattgttttgttcaacTTTAATACATGGACAGTTACCATAACTGTTCTGAGAAGGGAATGCTGTGACAGGAGAGACACCATGGTATCCATCCTCTGCAGTGTCTCCATCTGGAAACGACCCCTAAAACATAGCCAAGATGAAGTTATTGCAAGGCACATTTCACATgctttcacaaaaaaatgttttatgtgaaAGCGTGACAACATATCAATATCCACTGATATAAAGTGTAAAATAGTACCAAACGCATTATTTcattggaatgttttttttaaatgtatcacaGTTAATACAAATTAGCATTAAAGTCAAGTCCACATGGGCTATAAACCACATTATTACTTTTAGATAGGTAGATCTTATGAAGTTTAATACGTTTTGCACCCAAATTTACATATTTAGCTCAATAACTATCTTCAGAAATCAGTGAAAAAGTTAAACATATCAGAGTCCCTTGTCAAAGCTGCCTATGACAGTTGTATTGCTGACCTGCCACAGGTTGGTTCTGTTGCCCTGGAACTTGTTTCCCCACGGATAAGTCCGACCTGCGACacgagaggaagaaagacatAAGAGGACAGCAAACAATTAACTAATATAGCAATTATTGATCGTCCTGTGTTGTGTCTTTGACTGGAGTAGCGTCAATGTAAATCAAAGCACTGTTCTAACTCTGTCAAGAGTAGAAATACTCGTCATAATGCCGGTAGACAGTATTTATTCTATGTATTCAGTGTATAAACTGTGTACCTTGCAGCCCCCCTCGCGCCGCCCACTCCCACTCTTTCTCAGTAGGCAGTCTCTTGCCCTTCCACCGGCAGAAGGCCTGAGCATCATTCCAGCTCACGTGAACCACCGGGAAGCTCAGGCGCTCTCGAATGCCTGACCCGGGTCCTGCGGGCTAGACGGTAGAGAGGCAAAGGAGTGAGAGGCGGGCAATGAAGTTAGGAGTCATACAAAAAACAATAGCAGAGGTAGGGAATCACTCAGGACCTCACCTGTCTCCAGAACACTCGTTCTATGGGCAACCACCAAGGAGCTGACTGGATGGGAGGACACATGTCAAAGGTTATTCACAAGAGGGCCTTATGAATGGTAGTTGCTATCCATAAATGCTGTCAAGAGAATTGCAATAGGCCGTAAAGTATGTGTAGTGGACAAATCTTTTTTGTATGTTTATAGAACACCAACTA from Cyclopterus lumpus isolate fCycLum1 chromosome 14, fCycLum1.pri, whole genome shotgun sequence encodes the following:
- the sumf2 gene encoding inactive C-alpha-formylglycine-generating enzyme 2; amino-acid sequence: MHVKLTSSETSSSTMNVTLVSLMSAVCLLAVAGERLNIPGGTMLMGTSAADGRDGEAPTKEVELQPFAMDTHPVTNADFRDFVRAQKYKTEAETFGWSFVFQDFVSEELKNKVTQRIESAPWWLPIERVFWRQPAGPGSGIRERLSFPVVHVSWNDAQAFCRWKGKRLPTEKEWEWAARGGLQGRTYPWGNKFQGNRTNLWQGSFPDGDTAEDGYHGVSPVTAFPSQNSYGLYDMMGNTWEWTSTSFPAAQPMYVLRGGSWIDTVDGSANHKARITTRMGNTPDSASDNLGFRCAASDGHKQGKKQVQTEL